The following DNA comes from Musa acuminata AAA Group cultivar baxijiao chromosome BXJ1-4, Cavendish_Baxijiao_AAA, whole genome shotgun sequence.
GAGATTTGCTGGGTAAGGATAGCAGTAGATGGAGGAAATGCTACGTTGATATGGTGAATCTAACAATAGATTCCGAGTTCTTCATGTCAGGCAGATGAAGTAGTCGTCTCTCTTTTGGACACCTTCAAACATAAGCAGCAGATGCCGACATCCAACTGCACCACTAATGGAGTCAACAAATAAGGCCACCCCAGTGGAGCTCACTTCTCTGCCATCCTTTGATCTCATCCAAGAGCAATGCAGCGGTTCCATAATAGCTCAGACCATGGCTGCCACCTTTGGTTCCGTGAAAGGGACTGTGACTCGGGGAGAATAAATCTCCTCTCCTTCACCGATTCTAATGCCGAGCACTTGTACCTGTCTCTCGGACGCCCATCACCATCAACCTTAGCATTTATAGGAAGCTGCGGGATAGCAGCAGCTGCGGCTAAGGTGGTGGGGCTGCAATGGAGATAGAAGCACCGGCCTCCTCCTCGGAGCTGCACGTCGCGTCGGCGGCGGCCTACTTGGTGTGGGAGGACCTCACGGCCGTGCTGCCAAACTACGGCGGTGCCCGACAGCCTAAGAAGTTGATAGACGGCCTAAGCGGGTACGCGGTGCCTGGCCGGATCATGGCCATCATGGGGCCGTCCGGCTCCGGCAAGTCCACTCTTCTCGACTCTTTGGCAGGTCTTCTCCTCCTACTCGTATTGTAGCAAGTGATGCTTCTTTAGTTTTGTTGCTTATAAGAGCTGCTCTTCTTCTGTGACTGCAATTTCCAATAGGGAGGCTTGGAAGGAATGTTGTTTTGACCGGAAGGGTGCTTCTCAATGGAAAGAAGAGAAGGTTGGACTACGGTGTGGTGGTACGTTGCTTCCCGTACACTCTTTGGTTCATCTCAGACATGCTGCTCTGACATCCCTGACTGGAATTCTTGTTGTTGGGAGAATGATACATGATAAGGATTAGAGAGGATTAAGGATGAAATTGTTCGATTTGACGAAGATAATTCAGATTAATCAGAGCGTAGCACAAAGTGGATATTAAACTTACTAGGATGATAAGGAAAGCAAAACTTCTGTTCTAAATTCAAGATTAGTCTATGCAGGAAGCATGACTCAGGGAGAGCTTCCAAGACTACAGCAGTAAATAGATGAAAGGGGGGCAAGATAATTTACTTCTTTGCTAATTCAGATTAACAGGGTTCGTTACAACCTCAAAATTTTACGCTTGATCCTTCTGGCTTTAGTGCTCTAGTTGCATAGGCATTGATCGGATGTTCTGTTCTACAGTTTTTTCTTCATAGGAAATGGAAAAACTCAAACATTCTTACCAGTTTGATATGTTTTAGGGGAAAAAAACACATACAGCCGATATATTTGCTGGTTAAGCTTAAATGTTTGATCTTCAATTTTAATTTAACATGATCATGTTTAGGCTCCATCCTTGAATATTTTTATTTCGCTGCTAAAACCTCATTCTCTTTATATTCCTGATATTGCTCCTCTTTTGGGTAATTATCATCTCAAAATCCTTCCACTCTGATAACTAAAGGAATTCTGCTGCTTTTCTTGATGTTGCTAAAATTCTTCCCAAGAAAATTGCCTTGTCACAATACTTCTTCTATGATAAGTAAAGATTCTTATGCTTGGTCGTATCCATTTCTCTCATAACTCTGTTGATTACCACAGGCATACGTGAGACAAGAAAATGTGTTTCTTGGAACCCTCACTGTCAGAGAAACCATTACCTATTCAGCTCATCTGAGGCTCCCGGCCACCATGAGCAAGAAGGAGGTGGCAAGTGTAGTCGAAGGGACGATAGAAGAGATGGGCTTGCAGGACTGTGCCGACCGTGCGATAGGAAATTGGCATTTAAGAGGGATAAGCGGTGGAGAGAAGAAGAGGCTAAGCATTGCACTTGAGATACTAACGCGTCCTCGTCTTCTGTTCCTCGATGAACCAACGAGTGGACTTGACAGTGCCTCAGCTTTCTTTGTGATCCAGACACTCAAGCAGATTGCACTCGACGGCAATAAGACCATCATCTCCTCCATCCACCAGCCTAGCAGTGAAGTTTTTGCTCTCATTGATGACCTCTGCCTACTGTCAGGAGGAGAGGCTGTCTATACTGGAGATGCTAAGCTGGCCACCAAGGTAGGTCAATCTCTCTTTATGATAACTCTTATTGTTTTCCCTTGCTGAATGCCTGGATATGGTATTGTAGTTCTTTGCAGAAGTTGGATTTCCCTGTCCCAGCAGAAGAAATCCTTCCGATCACTTCCTTAGATGTATAAATTCTGATTTTGATAATGTTAATGCCACAATGAAAGGCTCAATGAAATTGCATGAGGTACGCCTGCCAATTCAGTGGTGTAAGATTCCTTTTCATTCTCCAAAGAATCCTACATAACGTCTGGCATTCTCATTCTTTTTGTTCATTAAGGAGACAGAATCATCTACAGATCCTTTGTCAAAGTTAGGCACCTCAGAGATCAAAGCTATTCTTATCCGTAGATACCAGAGTTCAGAGTATGCCATGGCAACCAAAAGGCAGATACAAGACATATCCAAGACAGTAAGCATCTTCCTTGAAACTAATATGAATTTTATTCTTATGTATTCATAAGTAAATTGTCTCATCAACATCATAGTAAGCACTAAGCTGATAGCTGCACAAAATTTTCAAGTATTTGAAGTCGATTGAAATAATGCCATATCTGTATTAATTATGTATGATGGAATTTGCAATCCTTGTTTCATCTTTTTGGGCTTTGATAGTGGCCAAGACCTAACttcttaaaattttcattttattgAAGGAAGGGATTATATTTGAATCGGAAGAAGGGAACCAATCTACTTGGTGGAAGCAGCTCAGAACTCTCTCAAAGAGGTCTTTTGCAAACATGTCGAGAGACATTGGATACTACTGGTTAAGGATCATAATTTACATGATAGTATCTGTATGCGCCGGCACGGTTTACTTTGATATTGGCACAAGCTACACTGCCATACTGGCGAGAGCTTCTTGCGGCGGTTTCGTCTCAGGCTTCATGACATTCATGTCCATCGGAGGATTTCCATCCTTTATCGAAGAGATGAAGGTCTTTACACGCGAAAGGCAAAATGGCCACTACGGAGTTGCAGTATACATACTCTCCAACTTTCTATCCTCATCACCATTCTTGGTTGCAATTGCTTTCGCAACTGGATCAATAACCTTCTTCATGGTGAAGTTTAGGAAAGGTTTCTCATACTTTGCCTACTTTACTACAAGTATTTACGCCAGCATTGCGGTGACAGAGAGCCTGATGATGATCGTCTCATCACTTGTGCCAAATTTTTTGATGGGCATCATAACTGGATCTGGCATCATTGTAAGTGCATATTTTTGCAGCATTTGAAAAAAGATCATAGTGACAATGTGCGACATTTTATACTATATGTTCAATTACAGGGAATTATGATGATGACGGCAGGGTTCTTTCGCTTGCTACCAGATCTTCCGAAGCTTGTTTGGCGATATCCAATTTCCTTGATCAGTTATGGTTCATGGGCATTGCAGGTAACCGTACATCTGTATTACTACTTTCTTCTACTCAAAAATAAATTCCTTTACATTTGGCAGGATAAAGTACTTATCAGTTTGAGTTTTAAAAGGGTAAAAAATGGAGTTTTGTGTTAAGGTACCCTAAAATCTTTCCAAGAGGAGAGAGCAAGAGAAATACGAAGAAGGGAAAGATTGAAAACTGAAAACTGCCTTTTGATCGGAAGATGCCATCACTTAATATTTCATTTCCAAACAAACCAATACTTTCTCTATGGATATCATGATCCCAAGATTCATATAGGTCTCTACTTCCTTTAGTAAGAGAGAAGTACTTAGTTGTAAGTTCTTTAATCTGTTAGTTGTTATCCTTCTTGGATGGAAATCGTTCTTTCCCAATGAGAGATCAGGGTGAATGATTTCCCTTACATGGTCAATGGACTAGAATTTGAGACTTATACCTTTTGAGGTCTTCACAGTATGTTTATTCTTATTGTCTATAAACTAAAAATATATGCATACAAGAGCTGTCATATTTTCACTGTTCTTATAATCTAAATTATTGTTCTTAGCAAGGGAGCAATGAAGAAAAAGGATGAGTGAGATTTAGCATTCCTATTAGACCTACATAGTAACACTCATGCAGAGTTTGTTATGCCCATAAAGGCAAGCTCTCAGTTGTAGGCAATCTGTTTATCATTAGTTTCCACTAATGATATATTAGGAATTTTTCACAAATCCTCTTAGCCCTCTTCTTTCTTGAGACAATTTGTATTAGAATATGCTGAGTTGGTTGATGATTACCTTTATTATCAATCATCGTATTTCAGACACAAATTTTGACATGATTTGCGCTTGCTAGAATTAATTCATGAGCTTTTTGTCTATAGGAAAACTACAAGAATAATTTTGCTAGAATTAATTTCATGAGCTTCTATTTATTTATAGGGAAATTACAAGAATAATTTGATTGGGCTAGAGTTCGATCCGTTGATATCCGGGGATCCCAAATTGAGTGGGGAGTACATTCTCGAAAACATATTTGGAATTAACTTGCATCGATCCAAGTGGATAGATCTGATGGCCATCTTCATCTTACTCATATCATATCGggttctcttcttcctcatcttAAAGTTTAGAGAGAAGGTATCGCCGGTGTTTGGAATGATCTATGCAAGAACAATTCTGAAGCAGATCATGAAGCTTAAGATGAGGACGATGTCCTTCTCAACGAGGCACCCAACACAGCACCCCATGGCTTTGCAAACAAGGACTTGGCTCCCCACCTCCATGACATCAACTAGTACTACTTGATGGTGAAACTGTTAATGCTGGGATTGCTATCTATTGAAATAATGGAAGGGGGTTGCTGCATGTGTTCTTGGGGGTGACTTGCTCTCTCTAGTCTTCATATGCAGGAGGAGGCTTTGGTTCTTGTTTTGCCGGTGGATGCATATTGTTTCATCCATTTACATTTTTAAGCATGAATTAACAATTGCAGATTGAGGAATGTTACGAGGAGAATTAAGCAATGATCTCTGCATGTCATTTCTTTTGGGGGTAAATCTCTCTCTGCATGTCATTGAGCTCAACAAATTATACATTAAGCAGGTTTTAGTTGATCCAAAACTTCATCCAACAAATTTTTTTGAAcctatatcataatttttttttaatgtcaattAGTTTAGTGGATAAAAACTGACATTTGCAGGCACCACCATCTcatatgatgaaaaaaaaaaaaaaaaaggatagatTTGGACAGATTCAtatgatttggaattgaaaaCCATGGTTTACAATATCTAGCAACAAAAATTCATATGATTTGGATAGATTTTTAGGTGGTCATCAAACTAACTAAACAAGGGCATGAATGGTGAATGGTGTTTGCGCATGAAACTGACTCGTACTACCTTAATCAGTGATCAGAAAACGATTGACCCTCTTTAATATTGATAGATGAATACATAAATTACGTATCTCTAATCAAGTGGTGACAATCTTTGTTTTGATTTAACAGCAACGAGGTCTCTCTATGAACAACGACATAAACATTGGCATTGCCAAGCTCGAATTGAATTGACCTCCAAAATTAGCAGGTTTTCTTCATGTATCGATCAGTACTCAAAGGTGTCTGGAAGAAAGGTGTGCTATCCAAGTTGCCTTGATAATGTAATAGAGAAACACTGTTGGAAACATTGTGTAAATTGATCAGGTTACACTTTTTTTGGTTGCTctcttttctctttgggtaattcCAACAAACGGATTGTTAGCATATCGGACTCTGAAGCCTAAGTTATATTGTCTttcgtatctctctctctctctcagtaatTCTAACAAATAGGTTCCATGTACTGTCGTTCCTCTGCAGCCTCTGTAGACccatttgcattctctttctcgttctccttctccttctttggACCTGCCGCCATTGTCATATCCTTCTTCCTCAACTTGGAGCGAGGCTTCATCGGCTTCAtatggcacgattggaagcccaCCATGGCCCTCAACAGCGACAGCAGCGTGGCCTCGACCGCCGCCCCCTTGCCGTCGGGCTCCATTACCCTCAGCGCCCTCGCTACCGCCTCCATCGTGCTCACGCAACCCTTGAATGGCTCCTTCCTCAGCACAAGCTCGGACTCGAACGTGCTCGGCCCTTCCACCCCGGGTTCGCAGCAGCCCAACGAGACCTTCGTGGCGAACTGCTCCAGGAACGGCAAGCTCGCCGCCACCATCTCCTTGGCCTGCCTCCACGTGCCGTCGAAGACGACGAGGACGGAGGGCGGGCCGGCCGCATCGGTGGCGAGGAGGCCGAGGTCCCTGCCCCCGGGGAAGAGGAAGACGGCCGAGGGGGCATCTCCGCGGTGGCCGTGGTAGAGGGAGTCGAGAAGAGGGTGGGAACCAAGGCGGAGGCGGCGGCCGGGCACGGTGTGGCAGCGGCGAAGGCAGCGGGCGAGGAGGGGGAGGGTGGCGAGGGGGTTGCGGCGAAGTTCATGGGGGTGATGGAGCACGACGACGGTGGTGGAGGTGTGGAGCGGCTGCGGGGGGAGATGCGCGCACACGCACACGCTCGCAGGGCGGCCGCACCCGTCCCAGCACATCTCCCGCTTCCCCTGCCCTTCCTCCACCACcggctcttcctcttcctccgcatCAACGCAGGTACGCAACGGCGATCCATCTCCTCCCATCATGCTAACACGATTATTAACGAAGATGTGATTATTTTCGCCTCTTTTATGTAACGTTAGGCAAAGCACAGTATAAGCTTTTTTACTTGCAATAGCTATACATGGAGTTGACAGATCATTCGTCTATCTCATGTACGTGTGTGGGACGTCTACATCACCATTGAATACAATACCAGACCAATCAAGCATTGAATGCTTGGTAGATGAGTACATCCAACTCTGAAGGGAATGGATGGTGATACGACACCCGAACGGTGACCTGTACAAGTCTTTCATaaatagagaaagaaaaaggTCAAACAAAGGGACACATATGGCCTTATACAATGTTGTCCGGTTGGATAAACAATGGGATACCTCGATTTAGTCCAACACCCTTTGATTTAACTATATTATTCCTTAACTCTACTATATTAATAGTTAATAGGATCAATCATCTCAGTGAAATTAGATGATATTAGAGTGAACTTAGTGTTAGACAAGGGCAATGATATCTCTGATACATTATGAAATGAAGATGATATGTTTCTTACTATTAACTTGAGTTGAAGTATTTTAGGCTAATGATCTAAAGTTATCGCCGATTAATACTAGTTATGGTCATGAGTGAATAAACATGAAAggaaaatattatcttttaaattatccaAACAAAAGTAACCTATGACATCTCAATTTTTAATCCCATATTGAAGGTGTAATAAGAATGAAGTCGGTTTATAGGATTTGATAAGTTCATCATTATTAATATAAGCTTATGTCAAATGAATTAATCATCTCATGGAATCAATGTTATAGAAATTCTACAAGCATTTAACATAGACAATATGTCTAATTTCTAGTAACTATAGTTTTTTGTCCGGAGAATTAAAAGTTATTATGCTAATGAATTAGTTATCTCTTGATTGACATCCTATAATGTGTCTGTGAAATCTTATTAGCTCCATTTTAGTAGCAGGCATAAAATTTAAAGTTTGTTGGCAGTCATGTTCATGAGCATGTGTATGAGTTTAAGCTTGGGTCAACGAAAAGCATGCCTCACATTTTTTTTTGAGGGAAGATTAGGCCTCTTCAATGACAATTTGGGTTTTTTGAAAGCATCCTTGTCAACTTTGACATTGACATGACTTGACATGTAACCATTCATTTAACATTCCATGAATCCTTCGGTCTTAAGTCTTCACCTACTTTTTGATTGTATCGCAAGTCAAATACAAAGAATACAAGAATTATCCATATAAAAGGTAAAACCTGATCACTCTGATCACAAAATAATTATCCCATCCTTGTCAGCctagtttatttttttattttaatattttgagaAACCAATTACATGTTCTTAAATTTTTCACAAAAaagattttgttatttatttaaaaattcaatctttttttttcctttttccaatACTATTCTAAGAAAATAATTCTATTTTTTCCCCTAATTTTTAGTTGATATTCCCAGGTGTTTCACAAGTGACTAGTAAGCCTACGCGAATGAGATTTGCTGGGTAAGGATGCATGGAGAATCTAACAATAGATTCGGAGTTCATCATGTCCGCCACCGGATGAAgcatctgtctctctctctctcttgcacaCCTTGAAACATATGCAGCAGCTGCCAACTTCCAACTGCACTCCTTTACCGCCCCATTAATGGAGTCATCCAATACGGCCACCCCAGTGGAGCTCACTTCTCTGTCTCCATCCCCCTTGGATGTCTCTGTCTCTGCCCTTCTTTCATCTCCTCCAGGAGCAATGCAGCCGTTCCATTGTAGCTCAGACCATGGTTGCCACCTTTGGTTCCGTGAAAGGGACTCTGACTCGGGGAGAATGAATCTCCTCGCCTTCACCGCTTCTGATGCCGAGCACTTGTACCTGTCCCTCGGACGCCCATCACCATCAACCTCAGCATTTATAGGAAGCTGCGGGATGGCAGCAGCTGTAGCCGAGGCGGTCGGGTTGCAATGGAGATAGAAGCACCGGCCTCCTCCTCGGAGCTGCACGTCGCGTCGGCGGCGGCCTACTTGGTGTGGGAGGACCTCACGGCCGTGCTGCCAAACTACGGCGGTGCCCGACAGCCTAAGAAGTTGATAGACGGCCTAAGCGGGTACGCGGTGCCTGGCCGGATCATGGCCATCATGGGGCCGTCCGGCTCCGGCAAGTCCACTCTTCTCGACTCTTTGGCAGGTCTTCTCCTCCTACTCGTATTGTAGCAAGTGATGCTTCTTTAGTTTTGTTGCTTATAAGAGCTGCTCTTCTTCTGTGACTGCAATTTCCAATAGGGAGGCTTGGAAGGAATGTTGTTTTGACCGGAAGGGTGCTTCTCAATGGAAAGAAGAGAAGGTTGGACTACGGTGTGGTGGTACGTTGCTTCCCGTATACTCTTTGGTTCACTTGTATGTCTCAGACATGCTGCTCTGACATCCCTGACTGGAATTCTTGTTGTTGGGAGAATGATACATGATAAGGATTAGAGAGGATTAAGGATGAAATTTGAAGAAGATAATTCAGATTAATCAGAGCGTAGCACAAAGT
Coding sequences within:
- the LOC103980547 gene encoding tRNA-uridine aminocarboxypropyltransferase A, coding for MMGGDGSPLRTCVDAEEEEEPVVEEGQGKREMCWDGCGRPASVCVCAHLPPQPLHTSTTVVVLHHPHELRRNPLATLPLLARCLRRCHTVPGRRLRLGSHPLLDSLYHGHRGDAPSAVFLFPGGRDLGLLATDAAGPPSVLVVFDGTWRQAKEMVAASLPFLEQFATKVSLGCCEPGVEGPSTFESELVLRKEPFKGCVSTMEAVARALRVMEPDGKGAAVEATLLSLLRAMVGFQSCHMKPMKPRSKLRKKDMTMAAGPKKEKENEKENANGSTEAAEERQYMEPIC